The genomic segment GAACAAGGACACACATTACCTGCAGGCATCTTATCTGAGTTAACACCAGACGGAATGCTCAATCACAATGTGAGTGATTTTTTTGCTGATAAGAAAGTGGTGTTGTTTGCAGTACCTGGTGCATTTACGCCAACTTGCTCAGAATCCCATTTACCGGGTTTTGTGATTTATGCCGATCAGCTTAAAGCCAAAGGAGTTGATGTCATTGCCTGTGTTTCAGTGAATGATGCCTTTGTTATGAAAGCATGGGGAGAGGCGCAAAATGCCTCTGAACTGACCATGCTCGCCGATGGCGATGCAAGCTTTACCAAAGCATTAGGGCTAGACATGGATACTGCTGG from the Shewanella japonica genome contains:
- a CDS encoding peroxiredoxin → MIEQGHTLPAGILSELTPDGMLNHNVSDFFADKKVVLFAVPGAFTPTCSESHLPGFVIYADQLKAKGVDVIACVSVNDAFVMKAWGEAQNASELTMLADGDASFTKALGLDMDTAGFGGIRSQRYAMVVDNGVVTTLNVEAPKSFEVSTAEAILAVL